One region of Gigantopelta aegis isolate Gae_Host chromosome 7, Gae_host_genome, whole genome shotgun sequence genomic DNA includes:
- the LOC121377136 gene encoding uncharacterized protein LOC121377136, which produces MECEKFMEVGKTLGLEKAELQKFVKEQMEELKELKRLEREDRLKEREAAKELAEMEAAKELREREAAKELAEMEAAKELRERDVARELAEIKERQWASEREERERERQFELTKLEMETGNRAGLLKSNDVSVQKVKLKMNVFQDGRDDMDAYLTSFERMSIAQKSPQKDWAIHLGTLLTGKARDVYVRLNSEDAMDYDKLKNALLHRYDLTQEGFRQKFRTAKVEVGETYTQFLSRMTGYVHRWIKMSGINQDFEGLFDLLLREQLLNSASTELTLYLKERTPESADKMASLAETFVEARKGAVHSIKQEERDRRQYVGGERGRIPGKNFSNNYNSHTNSHRCSESHRPWAPKCFVCDKKGHIARECPNRNKSTREIRDKEVIACMVSMKKNRLVERDDSNMNVFVGTNLGKDTTIIRDTGCSTVVIRKCLVPENDMTGEIGSYVTLDGEVKEAPWCETYIKTPYYTGKVRAMVLDNPIYDIVIGNVIGAKDATKRDIAQTIGIMETRAQVKRRNQKMQPLITPTIQIEGVNPEQIRAEQRKDEGLEKLFKLAEAGEETLKGINFSKFVIENELLKRKSQSPNVEHGKLFDQLVVPTKLRVKVMRVAHETVLAGHMATQKTINRVQRHFYWPGLQGDIRRFCQSCDVCQRTIPKGRVGKALLGKMPVIDVPFERVAVDLVGPIDPMTDKKNRYILVVVDFATRYPEAVALKNIDTRTVAEALLGVFGRVGMPKEILTDRGTQFTSDMMKEVCRLLSMKQLTTTPYHPMCNGLVERFNGTLKSMLKKMCIERPKDWDRYIAPLLFAYREVPQDSIGFSPFELLYGRTVRGPMQILKELWTDEITDPEIKTTYQYVIDLRERLEETCMLAHNELEKSSTRYRKYFNSKAKDRQLKVGDQVLLLLPKYKNKLEMMWQGPNRIVEKLGSLDYRIKMDNGKVKTFHVNMLKKYLDRPKEENRERIETVCVAVVEEEVVEGECTEKLEGKLGIVLPSLVKTETWERCELSSDLDRKQIQDVKGVLQTFQDVLSDKPGRTDLETFKIELTSEEPVRLKPYPIPFSLTKVVKEEVDQMLELDVIEKSHSAYASPIVLVKKKEGTYRFCTDYRRLNQIVVYDAEPIPNIDELLSKISGAKFFTKIDLCKGYWQIPVEEDSRDATAFVTPNGLYHWKVMPFGIVSAPAVFSRMMRTLLKGLSNVRNYIDDILIYTETWEEHLEMVETVFNRLRDGKLTAKPSKCLIGFKTLEFLGHMVGNGEIGPEAKKVKKIMAISRPQNKKELRSFLGLIGYYRKFIKNFSEIAAPLTDMTKNSQTKVLQWTEGTTAAFKTLKEKMSSAPVLKLPKLGEHFTIRTDASGNGLGAVLMQESEGEVFPVLYVSRKLKDRETRYATIEKECLAIVWAIGKFTQYVYGVDFTLETDHQSLTWLHQTRFDNARVMRWALALQPYRFVCKSIHGKDNVCADLLSRCGDSGDIE; this is translated from the coding sequence ATGGAGTGTGAGAAATTTATGGAGGTAGGAAAAACCTTAGGCCTGGAGAAAGCAGAGCTGCAGAAATTTGTTAAAGAGCAGATGGAAGAATTGAAGGAACTAAAGAGATTAGAAAGGGAAGATCGATTAAAGGAAAGAGAAGCAGCCAAAGAACTAGCAGAAATGGAAGCCGCCAAAGAGTTAAGGGAAAGAGAAGCAGCCAAAGAACTAGCGGAAATGGAAGCCGCCAAAGAGTTAAGGGAAAGAGATGTTGCTAGAGAGTTGGCAGAAATCAAGGAGAGGCAGTGGGCAAGTGAAAGAGAGGAGCGAGAACGAGAAAGACAGTTTGAATTAACTAAGCTGGAAATGGAGACCGGTAACCGAGCAGGTTTGTTGAAATCAAATGATGTAAGTGTTCAGAAAGTTAAATTGAAAATGAATGTATTTCAAGATGGTAGAGATGACATGGATGCTTACTTGACAAGCTTTGAAAGGATGTCCATAGCTCAGAAGTCACCACAGAAGGATTGGGCAATTCACTTAGGAACCTTATTGACAGGTAAAGCTAGAGATGTATATGTAAGGCTAAATAGCGAAGATGCGATGGATTATGATAAACTAAAGAATGCTCTGTTACATAGATACGATTTGACGCAGGAAGGATTTAGACAGAAGTTCAGAACAGCGAAAGTAGAAGTAGgagaaacatacacacagtttCTGAGTAGAATGACAGGTTATGTACATAGGTGGATTAAAATGAGTGGaattaatcaagattttgaaggattgtttgatttattattgAGGGAACAGCTTTTGAATTCTGCAAGTACTGAATTAACATTGTATTTAAAAGAGAGAACACCAGAGAGCGCAGATAAAATGGCGAGTTTAGCAGAGACATTTGTAGAAGCCAGAAAAGGAGCAGTCCACAGCATAAAACAGGAAGAAAGAGACCGGAGACAGTATGTAGGAGGAGAAAGAGGACGAATACCGGGTAAGAACTTTTCAAACAACTATAATTCACACACTAATTCACACAGATGTAGTGAATCTCATCGGCCATGGGCACCcaagtgttttgtttgtgataAAAAGGGTCATATAGCCAGAGAATGTCCAAATAGGAACAAATCGACAAGAGAGATACGTGATAAAGAGGTTATTGCATGTATGGTTTCAATGAAGAAAAACAGATTAGTGGAAAGAGACGATAGCAATATGAATGTGTTTGTAGGGACAAACTTAGGAAAAGATACTACCATCATTAGAGATACAGGATGTTCCACAGTAGTGATCAGGAAGTGTTTAGTACCTGAGAATGACATGACAGGAGAGATAGGTAGTTATGTGACTTTAGATGGCGAGGTGAAAGAAGCCCCATGGTGTGAGACTTACATCAAAACGCCTTATTACACAGGGAAAGTCAGAGCTATGGTTTTAGATAATCCCATATATGATATTGTCATTGGAAACGTGATAGGAGCTAAAGATGCCACGAAGAGAGATATAGCACAGACAATAGGAATCATGGAGACAAGAGCCCAAGTGAAGAGGAGAAATCAGAAAATGCAGCCATTGATTACACCAACAATACAGATTGAAGGAGTGAATCCTGAACAGATCCGAGCTGAGCAGCGAAAAGATGAAGGtttggaaaaattatttaaattagcaGAAGCAGGGGAAGAAACGCTAAAAGGGATAaacttttcaaaatttgtaattgaAAATGAATTGCTTAAAAGAAAGTCGCAGTCACCTAATGTTGAACATGGAAAGTTATTTGATCAACTTGTAGTACCAACGAAGTTAAGAGTCAAAGTGATGAGAGTTGCTCATGAAACAGTCTTGGCAGGACATATGGCTACACAGAAAACGATCAATAGGGTACAACGTCATTTTTATTGGCCTGGATTACAAGGGGATATTCGCAGGTTTTGCCAGTCATGCGATGTTTGCCAAAGAACAATTCCTAAAGGTAGAGTAGGGAAAGCTTTATTAGGAAAGATGCCAGTTATTGATGTGCCATTTGAAAGAGTAGCAGTAGATTTAGTAGGACCCATAGATCCGATGACTGACAAAAAGAACAGATATATTTTGGTTGTTGTGGATTTTGCAACTAGGTATCCTGAAGCAGTGGCTTTGAAGAATATTGACACCAGAACAGTAGCGGAGGCATTATTGGGAGTGTTTGGAAGAGTTGGAATGCCAAAAGAGATTCTTACTGACCGAGGAACTCAATTTACATCAGACATGATGAAGGAGGTATGTAGATTGTTATCTATGAAGCAATTAACAACCACTCCTTATCACCCCATGTGTAACGGCCTTGTTGAGAGATTTAACGGGACATTAAAATCAATGCTTAAAAAGATGTGTATTGAAAGACCAAAGGATTGGGATCGATATATAGCACCTTTGCTGTTCGCTTACAGGGAGGTACCACAAGATAGCATAGGATTTTCTCCGTTTGAATTGCTTTATGGTAGAACAGTGAGAGGACCAATGCAGATTCTGAAAGAATTGTGGACAGATGAAATAACAGATCCAGAAATAAAGACAACATATCAGTATGTCATTGATCTGAGAGAGAGGCTGGAGGAAACGTGTATGCTGGCACACAACGAGTTAGAAAAATCATCAACGAGATATAGAAAATACTTCAATTCGAAGGCGAAGGACAGACAGCTGAAGGTTGGTGATCAGGTATTGTTGCTTTTACCTAAATACAAGAACAAGTTAGAAATGATGTGGCAGGGACCAAACAGGATAGTAGAGAAGCTGGGAAGTTTAGATTACAGAATAAAGATGGACAACGGGAAAGTAAAAACCTTTCATGTGAATAtgctaaagaaatatttggacAGACCAAAGGAAGAGAATAGAGAAAGGATAGAAACAGTTtgtgtagcagtagtagaagagGAAGTCGTTGAAGGGGAATGTACAGAAAAGTTAGAAGGGAAGTTGGGTATTGTATTACCATCGTTAGTTAAGACAGAGACATGGGAAAGATGTGAACTTTCAAGTGATTTAGATAGGAAACAAATCCAAGATGTGAAAGGTGTACTGCAAACATTCCAAGATGTATTATCAGATAAACCTGGAAGAACTGATCTGGAAACATTCAAAATAGAATTAACTTCTGAAGAACCTGTTAGATTAAAACCATATCCAATACCGTTTAGCTTGACGAAGGTAGTGAAAGAGGAAGTAGATCAAATGCTAGAACTTGATGTGATTGAGAAATCTCACTCAGCATATGCTAGTCCCATAGTgttagtgaaaaagaaagaagggacATATCGATTTTGTACTGATTATAGGAGATTGAACCAAATTGTTGTATATGATGCAGAACCCATTCCTAATATTGATGAATTACTCAGTAAAATTTCAGGAGCAAAATTCTTCACAAAAATTGATCTTTGCAAGGGATACTGGCAGATTCCAGTGGAAGAAGATTCGAGAGATGCAACAGCGTTCGTTACACCAAATGGTCTGTATCATTGGAAGGTAATGCCGTTTGGAATAGTTAGTGCTCCAGCGGTATTCTCACGGATGATGAGAACTCTATTGAAAGGTTTGAGTAATGTGAGAAACTACATTgatgacattttaatatataccgaAACATGGGAGGAACATCTAGAGATGGTTGAGACAGTATTTAACAGACTGAGAGATGGAAAGTTAACTGCAAAACCGAGCAAGTGTTTGATTGGATTCAAAACTTTAGAATTTTTAGGACATATGGTGGGTAATGGTGAAATTGGACCAGAGGCAAAGAAAGTGAAGAAAATCATGGCAATATCTAGACCACAGAACAAAAAAGAGTTGAGATCATTTTTGGGACTCATTGGGTACTACAGAAAATTTATTAAGAATTTTTCAGAAATTGCAGCTCCACTAACGGACATGACTAAGAACAGTCAGACTAAAGTGTTACAGTGGACAGAGGGTACGACAGCAGCATTTAAAACACTGAAAGAAAAGATGTCAAGTGCACCCGTGTTGAAACTCCCTAAACTTGGGGAACATTTCACCATTAGAACGGACGCATCAGGTAATGGGTTAGGTGCAGTATTGATGCAGGAGAGCGAAGGTGAGGTATTTCCGGTGTTGTATGTTAGTAGGAAATTAAAGGACAGAGAAACCAGATACGCAACTATTGAGAAGGAGTGTTTGGCCATTGTGTGGGCCATAGGTAAGTTTACACAGTACGTGTACGGAGTGGACTTCACGTTAGAAACCGACCACCAGTCACTGACATGGTTACACCAGACGAGGTTTGACAATGCACGAGTGATGAGATGGGCATTGGCACTACAACCATACAGGTTTGTATGTAAGAGTATCCATGGTAAGGATAATGTGTGTGCCGATCTTTTAAGTCGATGCGGTGACAGTGGGGATATAGAATAG